The following proteins are co-located in the Streptomyces sp. DT2A-34 genome:
- the hppD gene encoding 4-hydroxyphenylpyruvate dioxygenase: MPPSAIAYAELYVTDDRDASGFLIDSLGFVPLAVAGPATGTHDRRSTVLRSGEVTLVVTQALQPGTAVARHVEEHGDSIADLAFSCDDVQSCFDRAVLAGATALQQPTPSLRRGQDTWFAAVSGFGDVRHTLIAATDDRAGQLPPDRDWALLPAATDPAAPRPVLDHVAVCLEAGTLRRTAEFYEAAFDMPFYSSEYIEVGDQAMDSIVVRNAEGGITFTLIEPDDTRLPGQINQFLNAHNGPGVQHLAFLVDDIVGSVRALGDRGVAFLRTPGAYYDLLTERVSDMADAIADLRETNVLADRDEWGYLLQIFTRSPYPRGTLFYEYIQRNGARGFGSSNIKALYEAVEREREVAGR; the protein is encoded by the coding sequence ATGCCGCCAAGTGCCATTGCGTACGCCGAGCTGTACGTCACGGACGACCGGGATGCCTCCGGCTTCCTCATCGACAGCCTCGGCTTCGTGCCCCTGGCCGTGGCGGGCCCCGCCACCGGTACCCACGACCGCAGGTCCACCGTGCTGCGCAGCGGCGAGGTCACCCTCGTGGTCACCCAGGCGCTGCAGCCGGGAACGGCCGTCGCCCGGCACGTCGAGGAGCACGGCGACTCCATCGCCGACCTCGCGTTCAGCTGTGACGACGTCCAGTCCTGCTTCGACCGGGCCGTCCTCGCCGGCGCCACCGCACTGCAGCAGCCGACCCCTTCGCTCCGGCGCGGCCAGGACACCTGGTTCGCCGCCGTCTCCGGGTTCGGGGACGTCCGGCACACCCTGATCGCCGCGACCGACGACCGTGCGGGGCAGCTGCCGCCCGACCGGGACTGGGCGCTCCTGCCGGCCGCCACGGACCCCGCGGCGCCCCGGCCGGTCCTCGACCACGTCGCGGTCTGCCTCGAAGCCGGCACCCTGCGCCGCACCGCCGAGTTCTACGAGGCCGCCTTCGACATGCCCTTCTACTCCTCCGAGTACATCGAGGTGGGCGACCAGGCGATGGACTCCATCGTGGTGCGCAACGCCGAGGGCGGCATCACCTTCACCCTCATCGAGCCCGACGACACGCGGCTGCCGGGCCAGATCAACCAGTTCCTGAACGCCCACAACGGCCCGGGAGTCCAGCACCTGGCCTTCCTCGTGGACGACATCGTCGGTTCGGTCCGCGCGCTCGGCGACCGCGGCGTGGCCTTCCTGCGCACCCCCGGCGCCTACTACGACCTTCTCACCGAGCGCGTCAGCGACATGGCCGACGCCATCGCCGACCTGCGCGAGACCAACGTCCTCGCCGACCGCGACGAGTGGGGCTACCTGCTGCAGATCTTCACCCGCTCGCCCTACCCGCGCGGCACCCTCTTCTACGAGTACATCCAGCGCAACGGCGCGCGCGGCTTCGGCAGTTCGAACATCAAGGCGCTGTACGAGGCCGTCGAGAGGGAGCGGGAAGTGGCCGGTCGATGA